In Humulus lupulus chromosome 7, drHumLupu1.1, whole genome shotgun sequence, the following are encoded in one genomic region:
- the LOC133789531 gene encoding cysteine-tryptophan domain-containing zinc finger protein 3-like encodes MFSASPISPTMKWSLFNSVAANHVVIAARNRSSFDKVLTFAQDTIFAMEASKKLQVAFAAASTASLAEAKSGEAISSIERALDFNFQDVDGLLRLVRLAMEAISR; translated from the exons ATGTTCTCAGCTTCACCCATTTCACCAACTATGAAATGGTCTTTGTTCAACTCTGTTGCTGCTAACCATGTTGTTATTGCTGCCCGAAATCGTTCCAGTTTTGATAAAGTCCTTACTTTT GCACAGGATACAATTTTTGCTATGGAAGCCTCAAAAAAGTTACAGGTAGCTTTTGCAGCTGCTAGCACTGCAAGCTTGGCAGAGGCTAAATCTGGGGAGGCTATCTCTTCCATTGAGAGGGCTCTTGATTTTAATTTCCAAGACGTGGATGGATTACTACGGTTGGTACGGCTTGCAATGGAGGCCATTAGCCGTTAA
- the LOC133791567 gene encoding protein ALP1-like yields MISHYGSSSYLASSFSSSDDDDYYDDLEKQVVCQITANNNFCIAQHQNNEGSHRGSIPSHIVVNHDRENADRNLFNDYFAENPRLSASMFGRRFRTGRALFLHIYDVVQRHDNYFVQRRDGLGKLALLGLQKVTVVFRMLAYGVPADATNEYIKIGESTALESLKRFCRVVVEVFGVCYLRSPNADDVARLLHIGESRGFPGMLGSLDCMHWKWKNCPTAWGGQCAGLIGSPTIILEAIADYDLWIWHAYFGLPGSNNDISVLEASHLFADLAAGVSPPANYVIKGKEYNMGYYLADGIYPKWSTIGQTIREPLDPKKQFFSRKQEACRKDVEHAFGVLQSRFSIVAGPAHQWNKRILHDIMTSCIIMHNMIIEDERDFNAPIEEQFEVPNPEVEMVGNDDARFQEFLARHRKIKDKDAHTALRNALIEYLWDEYSIGKLV; encoded by the coding sequence ATGATTTCTCATTATGGTAGTTCATCTTATTTGGCATCGTCTTTTTCTTCTTCAGATGATGATGATTATTATGATGATCTAGAAAAACAAGTGGTATGTCAAATTACTGCTAACAACAATTTTTGTATCGCTCAACACCAAAATAACGAAGGGTCACACAGGGGCTCAATTCCAAGTCATATAGTAGTCAACCATGACCGAGAAAATGCTGATCGCAATCTCTTCAACGACTATTTTGCAGAGAACCCTCGACTTTCTGCCTCGATGTTCGGCCGAAGATTCCGAACGGGTCGTGCTTTATTCCTTCATATTTATGATGTTGTACAAAGGCATGACAATTACTTCGTCCAACGAAGAGATGGACTCGGTAAGCTTGCGTTATTGGGTCTACAAAAAGTAACAGTCGTATTTCGAATGTTGGCATATGGTGTACCGGCAGATGCTACCAACGAGTACATCAAAATAGGAGAATCTACTGCTTTGGAAAGTTTGAAACGATTTTGTCGTGTTGTTGTCGAGGTCTTTGGAGTCTGCTATCTCCGATCACCTAACGCTGATGATGTTGCAAGGCTACTACACATTGGTGAAAGTCGAGGTTTTCCAGGAATGTTGGGTAGTTTAGATTGTATGCATTGGAAATGGAAAAATTGTCCTACGGCTTGGGGAGGACAATGCGCTGGTCTTATTGGATCTCCGACTATTATTCTTGAAGCTATAGCTGACTATGATCTTTGGATATGGCATGCATATTTTGGTCTACCTGGATCTAACAATGATATTAGCGTGTTGGAGGCGTCCCATCTTTTTGCTGATCTTGCCGCGGGTGTTTCTCCACCCgctaattatgtcattaaaggGAAAGAGTATAATATGGGTTATTATTTAGCCGACGGTATATATCCAAAATGGTCTACTATTGGTCAAACCATTCGTGAGCCACTTGACCCGAAGAAACAATTTTTTTCTCGAAAACAAGAAGCATGTAGAAAAGATGTAGAACATGCGTTTGGAGTATTGCAATCAAGATTTTCCATTGTGGCAGGACCAGCGCATCAATGGAATAAGAGGATATTACATGATATAATGACTTCATGTATTATTATGCATAATATGATAATAGAAGATGAACGCGACTTTAATGCACCCATTGAAGAACAGTTCGAAGTGCCAAATCCAGAAGTTGAGATGGTGGGTAATGACGATGCTCGATTTCAAGAATTTCTAGCTCGACATAGAAAAATCAAAGATAAGGATGCTCACACTGCACTTCGAAATGCATTAATTGAATACTTGTGGGACGAATATAGTATCGGAAAAttagtttaa
- the LOC133791137 gene encoding tropinone reductase homolog At2g29260, chloroplastic-like isoform X2, with amino-acid sequence MSQLLRPPPSLSSSSSYFSTLTTSPPCSSTRSYTIFNSTLPFFKLRTSPLTHFHFSPSDPLHSLTPIRSQSMSHSSSNAVLEDNTRWSLRGMTALVTGGTRGIGSAPAPPELFWINNVGTNIRKPMVEFTAEEFSTLMATNFESVFHLCQLTHPLLKASGKGSVVFMSSVSGFVSLKSMSVQGSTKGAINQLTRNLACEWAKDNIRINSVAPWYIKTSMVKQVLSNEEYLEEVYARTPLRRLGNPEEVSSVVAFLCLPASSYITGQVICVDGGMSINGFYPSHD; translated from the exons ATGTCTCAACTACTAAGGCCACcaccttctctttcttcttcctcctcgtaCTTCTCAACCCTCACAACTTCTCCTCCTTGTTCTTCCACCCGAAGCTACACCATATTTAACTCAACCCTCCCTTTCTTTAAGCTCCGAACCTCACCACTCACCCACTTTCACTTCTCTCCCAGCGATCCACTCCATTCTTTAACACCCATTCGAAGTCAAAGCATGTCGCATTCAAGCAGCAACGCTGTGCTAGAGGACAACACCAGATGGTCACTTCGCGGAATGACAGCTCTCGTCACCGGTGGTACTCGCGGGATCGG GTCAGCACCTGCTCCTCCTGAGCTTTTCTGG ATAAACAATGTGGGAACAAATATAAGGAAACCAATGGTGGAGTTCACGGCTGAAGAATTTTCCACTCTCATGGCAACAAATTTCGAATCAGTTTTCCATTTGTGCCAGCTTACTCATCCACTACTTAAAGCATCTGGGAAGGGAAGTGTTGTGTTCATGTCTTCTGTGTCCGGATTTGTGTCACTGAAGTCCATGTCCGTTCAGGGATCAACCAAAG GGGCGATCAATCAACTTACCAGAAATTTGGCCTGTGAGTGGGCAAAAGACAACATAAGAATTAATTCTGTAGCACCTTGGTACATCAAAACCTCAATGGTGAAACAG GTACTCAGCAACGAAGAATACTTAGAAGAAGTGTATGCAAGAACTCCTCTAAGGCGACTTGGAAATCCAGAAGAGGTGTCTTCTGTGGTGGCATTCCTTTGCTTACCTGCATCTTCCTACATTACTGGGCAAGTTATTTGTGTAGATGGGGGAATGTCCATTAACGGTTTTTACCCAAGCCATGACTAG
- the LOC133791137 gene encoding tropinone reductase homolog At2g29260, chloroplastic-like isoform X1: protein MSQLLRPPPSLSSSSSYFSTLTTSPPCSSTRSYTIFNSTLPFFKLRTSPLTHFHFSPSDPLHSLTPIRSQSMSHSSSNAVLEDNTRWSLRGMTALVTGGTRGIGHAIVEELLGLGAKVHTCCRNAEELNSCLMGWKKLGFEVSGSVCDVSKRAQREELMEIVSSVFDGKLNILINNVGTNIRKPMVEFTAEEFSTLMATNFESVFHLCQLTHPLLKASGKGSVVFMSSVSGFVSLKSMSVQGSTKGAINQLTRNLACEWAKDNIRINSVAPWYIKTSMVKQVLSNEEYLEEVYARTPLRRLGNPEEVSSVVAFLCLPASSYITGQVICVDGGMSINGFYPSHD, encoded by the exons ATGTCTCAACTACTAAGGCCACcaccttctctttcttcttcctcctcgtaCTTCTCAACCCTCACAACTTCTCCTCCTTGTTCTTCCACCCGAAGCTACACCATATTTAACTCAACCCTCCCTTTCTTTAAGCTCCGAACCTCACCACTCACCCACTTTCACTTCTCTCCCAGCGATCCACTCCATTCTTTAACACCCATTCGAAGTCAAAGCATGTCGCATTCAAGCAGCAACGCTGTGCTAGAGGACAACACCAGATGGTCACTTCGCGGAATGACAGCTCTCGTCACCGGTGGTACTCGCGGGATCGG GCATGCTATCGTGGAGGAATTGCTGGGACTCGGGGCGAAAGTTCATACCTGTTGTCGGAATGCCGAGGAACTTAATAGTTGCTTGATGGGTTGGAAAAAATTGGGGTTTGAGGTTAGTGGGTCAGTTTGCGATGTGTCAAAAAGGGCTCAGAGAGAGGAGCTAATGGAGATTGTGTCCTCTGTGTTTGATGGGAAGCTCAACATTCTT ATAAACAATGTGGGAACAAATATAAGGAAACCAATGGTGGAGTTCACGGCTGAAGAATTTTCCACTCTCATGGCAACAAATTTCGAATCAGTTTTCCATTTGTGCCAGCTTACTCATCCACTACTTAAAGCATCTGGGAAGGGAAGTGTTGTGTTCATGTCTTCTGTGTCCGGATTTGTGTCACTGAAGTCCATGTCCGTTCAGGGATCAACCAAAG GGGCGATCAATCAACTTACCAGAAATTTGGCCTGTGAGTGGGCAAAAGACAACATAAGAATTAATTCTGTAGCACCTTGGTACATCAAAACCTCAATGGTGAAACAG GTACTCAGCAACGAAGAATACTTAGAAGAAGTGTATGCAAGAACTCCTCTAAGGCGACTTGGAAATCCAGAAGAGGTGTCTTCTGTGGTGGCATTCCTTTGCTTACCTGCATCTTCCTACATTACTGGGCAAGTTATTTGTGTAGATGGGGGAATGTCCATTAACGGTTTTTACCCAAGCCATGACTAG
- the LOC133791138 gene encoding tropinone reductase homolog At1g07440-like isoform X3, protein MEGVRYAIVEELAGLGATVYTCSRNEVQLNECLHEWEKKGFQVSGSVCDVASETDRNELANKVSSFFDGKLNILINNVGTNIWKPTVEYTTGDFSFLMKTNLESAYHMCQLAHPLLKASGAANIVFISSVAGVVLLDTGSIYAATKDVNCY, encoded by the exons ATGGAAGGTGTTAG GTATGCTATCGTGGAAGAATTGGCAGGACTTGGGGCAACTGTGTATACATGCTCCAGAAATGAAGTCCAACTTAATGAGTGCTTGCATGAGTGGGAGAAGAAGGGATTTCAAGTCTCTGGTTCTGTTTGCGATGTAGCCTCTGAAACAGATCGAAACGAGCTAGCAAACAaagtttcttctttcttcgatgGAAAACTTAACATCCTA ATAAACAATGTAGGAACCAACATATGGAAACCGACTGTGGAATACACAACTGGAGATTTCTCATTTCTGATGAAAACAAATCTTGAATCTGCTTACCATATGTGCCAACTTGCTCATCCTCTTCTGAAAGCTTCTGGGGCAGCAAACATCGTCTTTATCTCCTCTGTCGCAGGAGTGGTATTACTAGACACTGGATCCATTTATGCTGCTACCAAAGATGTAAATTGCTATTAA
- the LOC133791138 gene encoding tropinone reductase homolog At1g07440-like isoform X2 has protein sequence MAAHTNTQYSREQRWSLHGMTALVTGGTKGIGYAIVEELAGLGATVYTCSRNEVQLNECLHEWEKKGFQVSGSVCDVASETDRNELANKVSSFFDGKLNILINNVGTNIWKPTVEYTTGDFSFLMKTNLESAYHMCQLAHPLLKASGAANIVFISSVAGVVLLDTGSIYAATKDLL, from the exons ATGGCTGCTCACACAAATACTCAATACAGCAGAGAGCAAAGATGGTCTCTCCATGGAATGACTGCTCTTGTTACTGGTGGAACCAAAGGAATAGG GTATGCTATCGTGGAAGAATTGGCAGGACTTGGGGCAACTGTGTATACATGCTCCAGAAATGAAGTCCAACTTAATGAGTGCTTGCATGAGTGGGAGAAGAAGGGATTTCAAGTCTCTGGTTCTGTTTGCGATGTAGCCTCTGAAACAGATCGAAACGAGCTAGCAAACAaagtttcttctttcttcgatgGAAAACTTAACATCCTA ATAAACAATGTAGGAACCAACATATGGAAACCGACTGTGGAATACACAACTGGAGATTTCTCATTTCTGATGAAAACAAATCTTGAATCTGCTTACCATATGTGCCAACTTGCTCATCCTCTTCTGAAAGCTTCTGGGGCAGCAAACATCGTCTTTATCTCCTCTGTCGCAGGAGTGGTATTACTAGACACTGGATCCATTTATGCTGCTACCAAAGAT CTGCTATGA
- the LOC133791138 gene encoding tropinone reductase homolog At1g07440-like isoform X1, with protein sequence MAAHTNTQYSREQRWSLHGMTALVTGGTKGIGYAIVEELAGLGATVYTCSRNEVQLNECLHEWEKKGFQVSGSVCDVASETDRNELANKVSSFFDGKLNILINNVGTNIWKPTVEYTTGDFSFLMKTNLESAYHMCQLAHPLLKASGAANIVFISSVAGVVLLDTGSIYAATKDVNCY encoded by the exons ATGGCTGCTCACACAAATACTCAATACAGCAGAGAGCAAAGATGGTCTCTCCATGGAATGACTGCTCTTGTTACTGGTGGAACCAAAGGAATAGG GTATGCTATCGTGGAAGAATTGGCAGGACTTGGGGCAACTGTGTATACATGCTCCAGAAATGAAGTCCAACTTAATGAGTGCTTGCATGAGTGGGAGAAGAAGGGATTTCAAGTCTCTGGTTCTGTTTGCGATGTAGCCTCTGAAACAGATCGAAACGAGCTAGCAAACAaagtttcttctttcttcgatgGAAAACTTAACATCCTA ATAAACAATGTAGGAACCAACATATGGAAACCGACTGTGGAATACACAACTGGAGATTTCTCATTTCTGATGAAAACAAATCTTGAATCTGCTTACCATATGTGCCAACTTGCTCATCCTCTTCTGAAAGCTTCTGGGGCAGCAAACATCGTCTTTATCTCCTCTGTCGCAGGAGTGGTATTACTAGACACTGGATCCATTTATGCTGCTACCAAAGATGTAAATTGCTATTAA